A single region of the Myripristis murdjan chromosome 3, fMyrMur1.1, whole genome shotgun sequence genome encodes:
- the LOC115376434 gene encoding pleckstrin homology domain-containing family F member 2-like, protein MSDQLTFTLENRDRIQAVESSFGPTGKPLFQPGRVLIGEGRLLKQSRRGPQPKAFFLFNDMLVYGSIILHGRWHKNQKIISLEDIELEDMEDGLTMSNQWLIRTPKKSFYVAAASPAEKRAWMEHIEECRSQLLQSASRRRSSTFAVTWIPDSASAICMRCSGKFSFTHRRHHCRHCGFVVCNSCSKERVVLEHIDCTKPLRVCKLCYTGLMKKENRRRGGSDGKSGSDEEDAAAPELELSSNEEPMESHAPSRWVTPEMDSWSPYVYLKPEHRKPLTT, encoded by the exons ATGAGCGACCAGCTGACGTTCACCCTGGAGAACCGGGACCGGATCCAGGCGGTGGAGAGCTCCTTCGGCCCGACGGGGAAGCCGCTGTTCCAGCCGGGCCGGGTTCTGATCGGAGAGGGCCGCCTGCTGAAGCAGAGTCGCCGGGGGCCGCAGCCCAAGGCCTTCTTCCTCTTCAATGACATGCTGGTGTACGGCAGCATCATCCTCCACGGCCGCTGGCACAAGAACCAGAAGATCATTTCTCTAG AGGACATCGAGCTGGAGGACATGGAGGACGGCTTGACAATGAGCAATCAGTGGCTGATTCGGACACCTAAAAAGTCGTTCTACGTGGCCGCCGCCTCGCCTGCTGAGAAACGGGCCTGGATGGAGCACATCGAGGAGTGCCgctcccagctgctgcagagcgCAAGCCGGCGCCGAAGCTCCACCTTTGCCGTCACCTGGATCCCGGACAGCGCCTCCGCCATCTGTATGCGCTGCTCCGGCAAGTTCAGCTTCACCCATCGGCGACACCACTGCCGACACTGCGGCTTCGTGGTCTGCAATTCCTGCTCCAAGGAGCGAGTGGTGCTGGAGCACATCGACTGCACAAAGCCGCTGAGGGTGTGCAAGCTGTGTTACACCGGTCTCATGAAGAAGGAGAACCGCCGGAGGGGTGGCAGCGATGGGAAGAGCGGCTCGGACGAAGAAGACGCGGCTGCTCCGGAGCTGGAGCTGTCCAGCAACGAGGAGCCGATGGAAAGCCACGCGCCCAGCCGCTGGGTGACCCCCGAGATGGACAGCTGGTCGCCGTACGTCTACCTGAAACCAGAGCACAGGAAGCCCCTCACGACATAA
- the LOC115357242 gene encoding leukocyte elastase inhibitor-like, protein MLRLFLHHSTFSVTVKTHCVGQILELPYKGKDLSMLIFLPYEMEDDTTGLEKLEKELTYEKFVEWTQPHKMYTEEVDVGLPRFKMEESYNLKDNLTRMGMVDAFDVRMSDFSGMSPANDLVLSQVVHKAFVEVNEEGTKAAAATTSNIMLCCGIPTFIADHPFLFFIRHKPSMSVLFAGRFCSPA, encoded by the exons ATGTTAAG GCTGTTTCTGCATCATTCTACATTCAGTGTAACAGTTAAAACTCACTGTGTTGGACAGATCCTGGAGCTGCCTTACAAAGGGAAGGACCTCAGCATGCTCATCTTCCTGCCCTATGAGATGGAGGACGACACAACTGGTCTGGAGAAG CTGGAGAAGGAGCTGACCTACGAGAAGTTTGTGGAGTGGACACAACCACACAAGATGTACACAGAGGAGGTTGACGTGGGCCTGCCCCGATTCAAGATGGAGGAGTCGTACAACCTGAAAGACAACCTCACCCGCATGGGGATGGTCGACGCCTTTGATGTTAGAATGAGCGACTTCTCTG GCATGTCTCCGGCCAACGACCTGGTGCTGTCCCAGGTGGTGCACAAGGCTTTTGTGGAGGTCAACGAAGAGGGAACCAAGGCTGCCGCCGCCACTACTTCCAACATAATGTTGTGCTGCGGCATTCCCACATTCATCGCAGACCaccccttcctcttcttcatccgACACAAACCCAGCATGAGTGTCCTGTTTGCTGGCCGATTCTGCTCGCCTGCCTGA